The Methanophagales archaeon genome window below encodes:
- a CDS encoding AAA family ATPase, which translates to MMAEKETEKEKEKANIIAVAGKGGTGKTVISSLLLRFLAEDRRVLVIDADPAASLPSTLGVKVERTIGDIREEIASPSSVYFSENMPTDVLIEYMIDEIMVNTPRFSLLVMGRSEGPGCYCLINDMLRHFIDRLSLRYSTILIDCEAGLEHLSRRTMRDVNTMLVVSDATKRGIDTASSIKNLAASLHIDFGQIFLVLNKITENVKLMLEPAVEESGLELIGTVPEDENIRAFDLIGKPLIELPEDSKAVVAVKEIYEKIKIIHSPLP; encoded by the coding sequence ATGATGGCAGAGAAAGAGACAGAGAAAGAGAAAGAGAAGGCGAATATCATCGCAGTGGCGGGTAAAGGTGGTACCGGTAAGACTGTTATATCATCGCTCCTGCTTAGATTCCTGGCTGAAGATAGGAGAGTGCTTGTGATAGATGCTGACCCTGCTGCTTCCCTGCCCAGCACATTGGGTGTAAAGGTGGAACGAACGATAGGGGATATAAGAGAGGAGATAGCCTCTCCAAGCAGTGTCTACTTCTCTGAGAATATGCCCACTGACGTTCTGATAGAGTACATGATAGATGAGATAATGGTAAACACACCGCGGTTCTCTCTACTGGTAATGGGTCGTTCCGAGGGTCCAGGCTGCTATTGCCTGATAAACGACATGCTGCGTCATTTTATTGATAGACTCTCATTACGGTATTCTACAATTCTGATAGATTGTGAGGCAGGACTGGAGCATCTCAGTCGCAGGACGATGAGGGATGTGAATACAATGCTTGTGGTGAGTGATGCAACAAAACGGGGTATAGATACCGCATCGTCAATAAAGAATCTTGCAGCCAGTTTGCATATTGATTTCGGGCAGATATTTCTCGTACTTAATAAAATAACAGAGAATGTGAAACTGATGCTTGAACCAGCAGTAGAGGAGAGTGGTCTCGAGCTCATAGGAACTGTACCAGAAGATGAGAATATAAGAGCTTTTGATTTGATAGGTAAGCCACTGATAGAACTGCCTGAGGATTCAAAAGCGGTTGTCGCAGTGAAGGAGATATACGAAAAGATTAAGATTATTCACTCCCCATTGCCATAG